One window from the genome of Garra rufa chromosome 1, GarRuf1.0, whole genome shotgun sequence encodes:
- the arl5c gene encoding putative ADP-ribosylation factor-like protein 5C encodes MGLLFAKLMTVFGDREHKVIIVGLDNAGKTTILYQFLTKEAVQTSPTIGSNVEEIAVKKTRFLVWDIGGQESLRATWNSYFCNTEIVILVVDSTDRERLTITKEELHRMLAHEDLQNASVLVLANKQDMKNSMSAAEISQSLTLSSLNARSWHVQACCALTGEGLPASLDWMRSRVVAN; translated from the exons ATGGGGTTGCTGTTCGCCAAACTAATGACTGTTTTTGGAGACAGAG AACACAAAGTAATTATTGTCGGTTTAGACAATGCTGGAAAGACCACTATCCTCTATCAGTT TTTAACAAAAGAAGCCGTGCAGACTTCTCCCACAATTGGCAGCAACGTGGAGGAAATTGCTGTAAAGAAAACGCGCTTCCTCGTCTGGGACATCGGCGGTCAGGAGAGTCTCAGAGCTACCTGGAACTCGTATTTCTGTAATACAGAG ATTGTCATCCTGGTGGTTGACAGCACTGATCGTGAACGCTTGACTATAACTAAAGAGGAGCTTCATCGCATGCTTGCACATGAG GATCTGCAGAACGCATCCGTTTTGGTTTTGGCGAACAAGCAAGACATGAAGAACAGCATGTCTGCCGCAGAGATCTCCCAGAGTCTGACTCTCAGCTCGCTCAACGCCCGCTCCTGGCATGTCCAGGCCTGCTGTGCACTCACTGGAGAAgg TTTACCAGCCAGTCTAGATTGGATGCGCTCACGAGTTGTGGCGAATTAG